The Mucilaginibacter sp. PAMB04168 genome contains the following window.
CCTGCCGACGGTTTTTATGCTGCATTATAAAGGGGCTGTAAACGACGTTTCCCGCGCCATGGGACTATCGGTGGATACTACTAAAACGCTGTCCGACGCTTTTGGCGTGCTTAGCGATGAGGAGATCACAGCCGATCAGATCAGTAAGCTAGGGCTTAATCCCAAGGACCCGCACCTGCTGAAAGTGATCGAACTGACCTCCCAACTGATCGGCTTTCCCCGCCAGTTGGGGCAGCATACCGGGGGCTTTGTCATCACCGATGGTAAGCTCAGCGATCTGTGCCCAATCTTTCACGCCCGGATGGAAAACCGTACGAATATCGAATGGAACAAGGATGATATTGATGCGCTTGGTTTCATGAAGGTCGATGTTTTGGGTTTAGGGATGCTCACTTGTATCCGCAAGGCTTTCGACCTGGTACAAAGCCATTATGGAAAAACGCTCACCTTAGCTAATATCCCACAGGATGACCCAAAGGTTTATGAAATGATCACGGAAGCCGACACGCTCGGTGTTTTCCAGATTGAGAGTCGGGCGCAGATGTCCATGTTGCCCAGAATGAAACCCAGTTGCTTTTATGACCTGGTAATCGAGGTAGCCATAGTCCGGCCGGGACCGATCCAAGGCGATATGGTACATCCCTATATCCGGCGAAGGAATGGGGAGGAAGCCGTGGAATATCCTTCCGAAGAGATTCGCTCAATTTTGGAGCGCACCCTGGGTGTTCCATTGTTCCAGGAACAGGCCATGGAGCTGGCTATCGTTGCCGCCGGTTTTACCCCGGGCGAGGCCGATCTGCTGCGCCGTACCATGGCGACCTTTAAGTTTAACGGGATGGTCAGCAAGTTTGAGCACAAACTAATCAACGGGATGACGTCCCGGGGTTATACTGAAGAATATGCACGCCGCATTTTCAAACAGCTGGAAGGATTTGGCAGTTATGGCTTTCCCGAAAGTCATGCCGCCAGTTTTGCCTTACTGGTCTATGTATCCTGCTGGCTGAAATTTTATTATCCGGATGTATTTGCTACTGCACTGCTTAATAGTCAGCCCATGGGATTCTACCGTCCGGCACAGATCGTGCGGAATGCCGAGGAACGCGGCGTTAAGATGCTGCCTATCGATGTGAATTGTTCACAATGGGATAATACGCTGGAAACAAAACAGGGCAGGTATTTTGCGATACGCCGGGGCTTCCGGGAAATCACCGGTATTCGCCAGGAAGAAATGAAAAAACTGATCGCGTGCCGGATTAAGCCTTATACCGAACCGCACCAGATCTGTGATGCCGGTGTGAGCGTAGCCACCATGGAAATGCTGGCAAATGCCGATACTTTCCGCTCTATGGATCTTGACCGCAGGCGTGCACTCTGGGAAGTTTCCGCCCTCCATGACCGGCCTGTTCAATTAATGAAGGGTCAGCCATCTGAAAGCCTGCATGAACCTGAAGTCAATTTACCGGAGTTGAGGCTTTCCGAACATGTGGTACAGGACTATGCAACGACCGGACTTTCCATCAAAGGTCACCCGCTAAACTTTATCCGGCATACCCTTGACCTGCTCCGCATAGTTCCTGCAAAAGAAGCTAACCAGACCGAGAATAAAACGTTGATCAAAACCGCCGGCCTGATTCTGATCCGCCAGCGGCCTGGCACCGCAAAAGGTGTTTGCTTCATTACCCTGGAAGATGAGACTGGCACGACCAACCTGGTCGTTTTTCCAAAGGTGTATGATCAATACCGCAAAGAGATCCTTCGTGCGCGTCTGCTGATGGTCGAAGGTGTTGTGGAACGGACGGAGGTTACGCACATTATTGTGCGCAGAATATTTGATGTTACCAAATTACTGGGTGATCTGACGGCTATCCGAAACGAGCAGCAACCGGTCCTGACACTTTCACGGGCTGACGAAAAAGCCTCACCTTTCATTCCCATGGAGAAGCCGCTGAAAACGCAGCAGCCTGAGGAAAGCTTTCACAAGGGAAGGAATTTCAAATAAACTTTTAACTGAAAAGATCACCCTGTTTAATACTGGGCGGATAATAAGTTCTGACAGTTTCGTCAACAACGACCATTTCTTCTTGTTCTTGCCCTACTGGCTCCAGGTCTGCCGGCCAATAATTGAATTGTAATTCTTCGGTATCAACATATCGCGTATCTATTGCTGACAACTCAGGGTACTCGAGTGGCGTAGCTTCCAGCGCGGTTCGGTAATTACGGTCAACCGTACAAAAATCCAGTAACCTGGAAGGTATCTGTGTCCGGGTTATCTGTAAAAGTCGTTCCTCACTTGGTTTTTCCATCAGCCACTCCCAGGCCAGGTCCTCCGTTAAAATGGAAGGCATGCGTTTTTTGGAATTATGGATCTGCGACATCACATAGTTAGAATCAGTAATACCGAAAGCAACCGTCATCACAAATTGGCTGGTTTCCGGATCTAACCATTCGTTATACAACCCGGGCAAGAAAAAATACTCATGATCTTTCAAAGTGATCTGGTAAGGATATTTGATCATTTCTTTTAGCTCCTGCCCTTTCTTACCGATCTTGGGAATGTGTCTTGATTCGACGATACCGGTTGATAAGACCAGGCAACGACGGTTCTTGGCGGCATCAGCCCACATAGAGCGATTGCCATCCTCTTTCACGAAAAGGTTTTCCGACTTAAAATTGAGCGTGGTGTATTTCGCGCGGAAGATATTGGCTTCGGTCCTGGTCTTTACAAAGCCGGGTACATAACCCCATTCGGCCTGTACGATATCGAAATCTTTACCATCGGCTGAGGGGATCAGGATCGCGCAAGGTGCGTAATTGAAACCATTATGTACGCCGACGTTCAGAAAATTATATTTTTTGATCGCTTTCTCGATGCCTTTTAACCGAATAGATTCGGCGCGGGTAACTTTTTGTCCGTTGTAGTAGCACATAACTGGTTCCTCCTGTATTCACGAATATAAGCAGCAATTACCTTGCCTGCAAATTCCGCTTCCTCCTGGCGGCCCTCTGGAACTGATGTCCAGAACTTTTCGCCATCCTTGTTCTCAGCAACCGTAATATTTAACGGCGGATGATTTCCGGGTTGAATAACATGAAAGACCTTAGCGGATTTAATTATGTGAACGCTTACACTAACCATCTGTCCGTTCAACTCAACATTAAATAAATTGGGATCATTCATTAAAGCAAAATTACTAAATTAATTAGTAAATAATACATATTATTACAATCGGCATCATGGTGAGATAAAGCTGTCCGATGACCATTTTTAAGATTCAGGGGCTGCATCCTAATGTATTGATTAACGGGGTCAAGCTATGTTCTATGGAAAAAAATTAGGGATAAGTACAATATGTAACTACTTTTATCCCTTATGAGCTCAGCCGGCAACACCTCTCCCATCACCTTATCAGAACTTGCCGGGCTGTTCAGGGAGGTCGTTGACCAGGCACTGGGCAAGCAGTCTTTCTGGGTGATTGGGGATGTGGCTAATCATAACCAGAAAAATGGACGTCATTATTTTGACATGATCGAGAAGGATCGGCCGGTATAGCCATCATTGCCAAACTGCCTACGCGTGCCTGGGCGGAGGGCGCTCAAAAGATCAGCGGTTTTGGAATGGCGACCGGGCAAGCTTTTACAAATGGGCTGAAGGTGTTAAGCCTGGTAAACATCTCTTACAATCCGGTTTACGGCTTACAACTCACGTTGCTGGATGTGGATCCGAATTTCACTTTGGGCGTGTTGGAGAAGCAGCGAATAGACACGCTCCTTCGATTGGTCGCAGAAAACCCACAGCATGTACGGTTACAGGACGGCTTTTATGTGACTTTTAATCAGGGACTCCCTTTACCGAAGGTCATTCAGCGCATTGCGGTCATTTCCTCTAATATCTCTGCAGGCCTGGAAGATTTTCAGCATACTTTGGACCATAATGGCTTCGGGTACCGGTTTAAGGCAGATATTTATTATTCTTATGTCCAGGGGGAAACCAATGCACAATCCATCGTAGACCAGTTCATTGCCATCTATAAATCGGAAATCACCTACGATGCGGTCGTGCTCATCCGCGGCGGCGGTTCACAAACAGACCTGCTGATCTTCGAGCAATATGGTATTGCCCGGGCAATCGCCCGGTTCCCGATACCAGTCCTGACCGGTATCGGTCATCAGAAAAATGAGACGATCGCGGATTTGATGGGCCATACTGCACTCAAAACACCGACCAAGGTTGCTGAATATCTGGTGGCCCACAACAGGGCTTTTGCAGACGGGTTGCTTTCGCTGGAAAAGAGCATCCTGATTAAAACGCAGCAGTTACTGGCGCGGCACCACCACTTATTATCAGCCAGGAAGTTTGAGATCAGCATGATCTGTGAAACGTATTTAAACCACCACAAGCGGCGGCTTCAGGAAAAGAGCCAGGGCATCAAGCGGCTGGGTCAATCGCTGCTGATGGCTCAACAACACCGGCTTCGCCTGTTAAGCAGCGGGATAACCGGCCGCGCACAGCTGGTTTTGTATGGGCACCAACGGGATCTGAAGCAGCAACGCACAGAGATTACACAGCAGGCCAGAGGTTACCTGGAAGATCAGGTAACACGCCTGGCGCGTTACCAGTCGGAACTGGAACTGATATCCCCGGAACGCCTGCTCAGCAGAGGGTTTGCCTTGATCAAAAAAGGAGGAAAGATCATTGGCCGGGGTGATCAGTTAGCGCAGGGTAATGAAATAGCTATTATATTAGCCGATCGCGAAATTAAGGCGACAGTAGACGAAATCAGAAATTATGACGGAGAAGAGTTTAACCTATGATGAGGCATTCCAGGAACTGGACGAAATTCATAGCTCGCTGGTGAACGGGGAAATTCCGGTAGATGTGCTGGCTGAAAAGCTGAAGCGTACGGCATTTCTGGTGAATTACTGCAAAGACAAGCTGCAAAGTGCCGACCGTGATGTCAGTGCGATCATTGGTGAAATGGAACAGGATAACGGAAAAACCAACACAAACTTATAACGGCAACCTGATTACCGTAACGCTGTCCACTAAAGAAGTTGCCCCACACGGAGTATCATCCCGTTAACTGCGGTCGTCTACAGGCGATCCTATTATGCCGACTGACGAGTTTTTGACCTGAGAGGGCATCTCCCCTACCGGAGATTTGCGAACAGTGATCAGGTAAAATACTAGTCAAAAACAGCCCGCCCCGGTTATATTGCACAGGAATACCCGTGCTATCCAAAAGTGGTTTTTACCGATCCGGTACCGGTTTGGTCCTAATCTGGAAGTAACCTTCCATTAAAAAGCCTTCCCGCACTCGCTGCAGGAAGGCTTCAACCTAAACCTTATCACAATTAGCAGGCTAAGTGGCCTGCCTTTACAAATTACGTAAAAATCAGGAATACAGATGGTCTTCAGCGCGTCATCTCATCGGGCAACGCATATTTAAACGTTTTACGGAACGAACCGCTGTTAATTTAAGCCTCCCTTTAAGCGTAGACAAGGTCCCACCGATCTTCTTGATCATTTCAGGCAGCGTTGATCCGGGTTCATAACGAACAAGAACAGCGGCGATGTCCACCTTATAACCGGAACGGATTTCTTTTAATGCGAAAAGTATTTTTTCCTCTATGCTAGCTGCAGGATCATAGCCGGGATAGGACTGCACCTCCACGGAGCTTACGGTGAGGCCATTGGATATTTTTTCTTCAGGAATCGGGTACCCGCAAGGATGACACAGGCCGTTAAAGGACGTGATGATGTTTTCCAGTTTCGTAATTTCTACCTGATGGGTATGAATTCTTTCTTTCAGGTATCGGATCAGATAATGCTCGGTGGTTTCAGACATTATTAATGCGTCAAAGTTGTAAAGAGTTCGCCGAATTTCAGGCGAACGGGAATAAGAACCATCATTCCGGAATCAGTTAACAATTGAGGCCGGTGTCATGGTGTTGAGCCCGGTTGGCTGTAACGATGTTAGGCGGAATTGTCTTTTTTTGTGGCTGGACGATAGCTGCCAGCCATGATAGAATAGGATAATCTTCGAGAATACGAGGCAGGCCTTAAGATCAGGTCTGAATGAGCGGCAGGCGCATTGCCTTAACGGTAGCGACTGCGTGGCTGCGCGCGCATATAGTCGCGGAACATCGCCTGTTCCAGGTGTTTTTTAGAAGCCTCCCGTTTGATCCGGCAATGGTAGCGCCAAAAGAACAATGCCCATACGGCAAGGACTACGCCGTAACATGGCCATGGGTTTCCCTTACCCAGGGTACCCCATAGGGCAAGTGTGGAAATAATGAACGTAGCGACCAAGTGCAGGAATGTTTTCATAACGTTTAGTACTTAAATTTACTAATTTTTTTAGTTTCATGCAAGTAATTTTCAGACAGTTTCAGCTTTTAGATCATTTGTTTTTCCTGAAATACGTGCGGAACTAGCAGACGCTAAAGCGCTTGCGCAGCTTTCAACTGGTCTAAAAATGTGGAAGCGGCAGGCGGCTTTTGGGTCCGTATACCGATCCGCAGCCCAAAAGCTTTTTCAAACGCATACAAGCTGACCTGTTGGACAGCTAAAATTCGCACCTGCGTTTTCATCTGAATATGTACGGCATCCCCGCTCAAAAGCAGGCTGGTGCCATGCCCCTTTAAACCGGCGGCCACTTTGATATCGGTCAGTGCCCCCAGCAGGTCATTTCCAAAAACGAGTGTAAATTTTCGCTTTTTGAAATTTTGCCGGATCCATTGTAACTGGGCCATGCCGGGCAGGTTGCCCGTTGCGATAAACGACAAGGTGTCCCGCCGGGGATAATGGTCAGCATGTAAGGTAAGAAAAGCTATCGCTTCCATGGCAGAATGGGTAATCACCACTTCCGAGGCAGACCGGTTTCCGCCAAGCCACAGGTTAGCTGTAGTGGGCACTTTATGAAAACCAGTGGTAAAGATCTCCCTGGCGCCACCATAATCAAACACCATTTCGTGCCGGCAATTGAACCAGGCCTGGAGCGCTTCAGGCACGCCAAGCCTGGTTAGGTGGTCATTCATTAACGGGACATGGTATTACCGGGATGTGTATCCCGGGAAAGCGGCAAATTACGCGCTTCCATATCCCCCAGGGCGTTGTCATAACCGGCACTTAACTTCTCCGCTTGGTCATCATGCTTCTGGTTGAAGAGCGCATTTAATCCTTTGTATAAGACATAACTCAGGCCGCCGTCGATCAGGATCGAAGCGACCAACGCGAGCTTATTGGCCCTGATCCCCTGCGGATCAATAGCGGTGTAATCAAATATAGTATGGTCTGGGATCTGCACTTCCCTGCCTTTACGAAACGCCTCCTTTTGAGCGGGTGTCAGGAATTCCCCGTTGACCATATCAGGGGCCAGTATCTTTTCCGTATCTGAGATGATAAATTCCCGGGTTTCCGCGTCGTATTCTACCAACAGTTCTTTTTGACGGGCGATTCCGTCGGGTACCGTAACCAGGAGGTTAGCGACCTCTTTCTGTTGCAGCTGTTTGGCCTCGTTCACACTTAAGAATTCAGGGGCAACCGCTTTGCGGTATACCGGATGGATCAGCAGATTGATCTTTCCCCCAGCATCCGGCTGCAGGGATAATTTGGCATCGAGCGATTTGATCCTGATATTTTCAGCCTCCAGGTTACGGAGCTGTAACAGGCTGGTGCGCCCGCCTGAAAGCAGTGCTTTCAGATCATCCACATTTAACAGGAGCTGGCCTGCTGCGGCCAGCCCAATGGTTTCCAGATCCTTCATCGGGAGCTCCCGTTCTTCAAAATTCATGAAATTCATAACTTATCTTTCTAGTCCTGAATAGGTTTGTTCCTGCCCTTGATCCTGCTCCTGCTCTTCGGTAACCCGCAGTTCTACCGGGTTATTTTTAGCTTCTACCAGTTTGCCAAAGAGCGCGTCGGTGGGCTTCAATTTAAATTTTTCGCCGGTATCGGCTTTTTCCATGTCCAGCATTTTACCTTTTTTACCCAAGACGGTATAGGTCGTATTGTTGTGGACAATGGCATCCCCTTTGGCCAGGGCAGTGTTCACCGTAACATCCTTAGCGGCTGCCACTTCCCGCTTCCGACCGGCACCTAAAATAGCATTGGCTATACGCTGCGCATCTTTAGCGACCCTGGCAATCTCGTACGGTTCTTCCCTGAGCATTCTGACCCAGTTGCTGGTATATGCTTTATGCGGACCAAAGTCATGACCCAGTTTCAGTTCCCCACCAATGAGCATGGCTGCCGTCGCGGCCCTGAATTCTTCTCTGGCATATTCAGCAGAACCGAATTTACCTTCCATGGGGCGGTTCTGGCGGCTTTCATGCCCGGTCCAGTGTGCCAGTTGATGGATAGCGACCTGGTAATAAGCCGTCTCGCTGGGGAACTGGTCTTTTTCCGGCATAAAAATGACATCCCGTTTATGATCATAGTAAGCCTCCTGTCCGCCATCAATAATCACAGCCCCGGACTCACGGATCAATTTGTCCGCTTTTTCTATGGGTGACAGCGTTTGCCCTTCGGCTTGCTTTTCCAGAAACTCCGCTAATGGCGGGATCTTATCGATCTGCGTGCCATTGAACAAAAAGGCAACGCCTTTTTCAGGCTTTTCATACGCTACCAATTTGGTTTGGGTCACTCCTGCTTCATCCGTGATCTTGGAACCGTCCGGCTTGCGGATGGCCTGAATATCGCTGGTTTTAGGAAAGGTGATCATCGTGCCTTTGGAATCCTTTTTGACCAGGTAACCGGCGAAGCGTGCCGCTTCTGCGGTCATCCAGCGCGGATCTTCATGGCCTTTCATCGCCAGTGCCAGGGCATTGAGTGCGCTATAGCCTTTCCCGGTGGTAGGATTGATGGGTTTTACAAAAGCAGGCTGGCCGTTTTCTTTCACCGGTTGTTGAAATGGGGAGGTCCCTGCGCTCAGGGAGGAGATGAGATGGTCTGCCACCTGGGCATAGAACGGTTTAAAATTTCTGGTTTTTTCCATAACGAATAAGGATTTGATAAAGTAATTTGATGGGATCGATGTAACGGTCCCGGTAACGGATGGATAAATGAAGGTGTTCGCCGGTCACGTGCCCCGTCGCCCCGGTAATTCCAATGGGTTCTCCTGCCCTGACGGAATCCTGCGGCATCACCAGGATTCGGCTGAGGTGCCCGTATACAGCGCTGACGGAGCCATGCTGTAACCGGACATTTAAACCAAGGCCATGGTCATAACCGGTACGGGCCAACCCATCCACCATCGCGTAGACCGTATCCCTGCGGGCATACAGATCGACACCTTCGTGCAAGCGGCGTACGCCGCTGAGCGGATGGGTACGGTAGCCAAACGGTGAGTTCAGCCGGAGGTGTTTTAAGGGAAGGCAGACCAGGCATAACCCGATCAGTAATTTCATCGGGTAAAGGCCTTATTGAGTTCAACACTATGGTTTTGTTTCGGCGCTTCGAGCGCACGCTCCCAGATCCGGGGGTTATCACGTGCGATTTCCAGCGCATCCCAGTTGGCCTTTGGGCTCCCGCGATCCTGGAGCAACATGATCTTATACAGCGCCCCAAAGTCTTGCGGCTCCATGACCGTGCCGTTGGTCATCAGGTCATCGAATACCTCCTGTTTGTCCTTGAGACGGAGCAGTTCGGCCGGATGGTAAACAGCCTCCTGGCCATTTTCAAAGGCCACATAGACTTCATGGTTGTGATCACGGTCATAATTGACGACTGCGATCTTTCCCTGATTTTGCAGGGGATCGTTTTTGAGGTCAGGGTGCACCATCACCAGTGTGGCCTGAAGATTCTCATTGTTCATATCAGATGAATGATCGTTTAAAGGCAGGTACAGACAGGCACCCGCCAGAAATTTATCGCCCGGTCTCCGGGCCTCGGTTTAACTGAAGCGCGGCTTCAATGCTAAGTAATACGGCATCCATAAGGGGCGGATGCTGAAGGGCTATGCGAAAGGCCTCCTTTTGATAACCGGAATTTTCTGCATACAATTCCAGTAAGCCGATGCTGAGCAGCGCATTTTGTTCGTATTCGGTCAGGAAATCCCTGTTGGTGTCGGCATACCGGAAGATAGCGTCGGCATCTTTCAGGATCAGCAGGGCCGAGGCATTATAGACGCCTACTTCTTCATCTTCAAATCCTACGTAAAAGTCATCCCGGTTGATGACGGCATAAGTGAGCAAACCGATCTGGCCCTGCCTGCACACCGGGTCTTCTGCCAGATCAGGGTGAACCAAAACAAAGTCTGGCAGCTTAAATAGTGCTTTTTGATTTTCCATTATCTGTTCATCACGGCTTTAATAGGTGTCGTGGGCGCAGGCGGTTGAAAGGCCAGCACCATTTCTTCGATCTCCCGGGTGATCCGGTTGTAATTCTGGCTCAGCTTTTCATGAGTTTTCCCGCCAAAATCATAATAGGTGGGGAGTGACCTGAACTGTTTTTCTTCAGCAGCGATTTCCCTCATATTCAGATTGATGCGGCAATTGACTGCGGAGGTGTCGAACTGCCCTGTATAAACTTCCTGCGCATCGGCAGCAATGACCCCGACCATCTCGCCTGCGTTAAGGGAGGCGATCTTACCTGCCGGAATGAGCGCTTCGAGCTTCTCGTTAAGCGAGGTGGAAGTTTTATTACGGTCTATAGACAATCCCTCCCCTAACTGCTTGG
Protein-coding sequences here:
- a CDS encoding M23 family metallopeptidase — protein: MKLLIGLCLVCLPLKHLRLNSPFGYRTHPLSGVRRLHEGVDLYARRDTVYAMVDGLARTGYDHGLGLNVRLQHGSVSAVYGHLSRILVMPQDSVRAGEPIGITGATGHVTGEHLHLSIRYRDRYIDPIKLLYQILIRYGKNQKF
- a CDS encoding SOS response-associated peptidase family protein; the protein is MCYYNGQKVTRAESIRLKGIEKAIKKYNFLNVGVHNGFNYAPCAILIPSADGKDFDIVQAEWGYVPGFVKTRTEANIFRAKYTTLNFKSENLFVKEDGNRSMWADAAKNRRCLVLSTGIVESRHIPKIGKKGQELKEMIKYPYQITLKDHEYFFLPGLYNEWLDPETSQFVMTVAFGITDSNYVMSQIHNSKKRMPSILTEDLAWEWLMEKPSEERLLQITRTQIPSRLLDFCTVDRNYRTALEATPLEYPELSAIDTRYVDTEELQFNYWPADLEPVGQEQEEMVVVDETVRTYYPPSIKQGDLFS
- the xseB gene encoding exodeoxyribonuclease VII small subunit, with amino-acid sequence MTEKSLTYDEAFQELDEIHSSLVNGEIPVDVLAEKLKRTAFLVNYCKDKLQSADRDVSAIIGEMEQDNGKTNTNL
- the xseA gene encoding exodeoxyribonuclease VII large subunit — its product is MATGQAFTNGLKVLSLVNISYNPVYGLQLTLLDVDPNFTLGVLEKQRIDTLLRLVAENPQHVRLQDGFYVTFNQGLPLPKVIQRIAVISSNISAGLEDFQHTLDHNGFGYRFKADIYYSYVQGETNAQSIVDQFIAIYKSEITYDAVVLIRGGGSQTDLLIFEQYGIARAIARFPIPVLTGIGHQKNETIADLMGHTALKTPTKVAEYLVAHNRAFADGLLSLEKSILIKTQQLLARHHHLLSARKFEISMICETYLNHHKRRLQEKSQGIKRLGQSLLMAQQHRLRLLSSGITGRAQLVLYGHQRDLKQQRTEITQQARGYLEDQVTRLARYQSELELISPERLLSRGFALIKKGGKIIGRGDQLAQGNEIAIILADREIKATVDEIRNYDGEEFNL
- a CDS encoding error-prone DNA polymerase yields the protein MSYVELQLTSNFSFRRGGSHPEELVDQAADLGYTAIGITDRNTFAGVVRAYQVAKDRNIRLIPGVRLDLLDGPSLLAYPTDKEAYGRLSALLTLGNLRAEKEKCFISKKDVYQHAEGSYFIIIPPDKLTQDFEFEFVFQNHVRDYQQYLPNLYLAATKYYTGDDAKRLFLLAELGVPLVATNDVHYHNVSRRELQDILTCIREKCTIFHAGYKLHQNAERHLKEKSEMERLFRNYPEAIANSQVIADACQFDLRSLKYKYPSELTTDGRTPQQQLEYLTWKRAKSFYHNSIPPKVEKAIEDELEIIAELDVPDYFLTVEDYVTWARGQGILCQGRGSAANSAVCFVLGITSVAPDKSNLLFARFLSKERNEPPDIDVDFEHERREEVIQYVYNRFGRDRAAILPTVFMLHYKGAVNDVSRAMGLSVDTTKTLSDAFGVLSDEEITADQISKLGLNPKDPHLLKVIELTSQLIGFPRQLGQHTGGFVITDGKLSDLCPIFHARMENRTNIEWNKDDIDALGFMKVDVLGLGMLTCIRKAFDLVQSHYGKTLTLANIPQDDPKVYEMITEADTLGVFQIESRAQMSMLPRMKPSCFYDLVIEVAIVRPGPIQGDMVHPYIRRRNGEEAVEYPSEEIRSILERTLGVPLFQEQAMELAIVAAGFTPGEADLLRRTMATFKFNGMVSKFEHKLINGMTSRGYTEEYARRIFKQLEGFGSYGFPESHAASFALLVYVSCWLKFYYPDVFATALLNSQPMGFYRPAQIVRNAEERGVKMLPIDVNCSQWDNTLETKQGRYFAIRRGFREITGIRQEEMKKLIACRIKPYTEPHQICDAGVSVATMEMLANADTFRSMDLDRRRALWEVSALHDRPVQLMKGQPSESLHEPEVNLPELRLSEHVVQDYATTGLSIKGHPLNFIRHTLDLLRIVPAKEANQTENKTLIKTAGLILIRQRPGTAKGVCFITLEDETGTTNLVVFPKVYDQYRKEILRARLLMVEGVVERTEVTHIIVRRIFDVTKLLGDLTAIRNEQQPVLTLSRADEKASPFIPMEKPLKTQQPEESFHKGRNFK
- a CDS encoding zincin-like metallopeptidase domain-containing protein encodes the protein MEKTRNFKPFYAQVADHLISSLSAGTSPFQQPVKENGQPAFVKPINPTTGKGYSALNALALAMKGHEDPRWMTAEAARFAGYLVKKDSKGTMITFPKTSDIQAIRKPDGSKITDEAGVTQTKLVAYEKPEKGVAFLFNGTQIDKIPPLAEFLEKQAEGQTLSPIEKADKLIRESGAVIIDGGQEAYYDHKRDVIFMPEKDQFPSETAYYQVAIHQLAHWTGHESRQNRPMEGKFGSAEYAREEFRAATAAMLIGGELKLGHDFGPHKAYTSNWVRMLREEPYEIARVAKDAQRIANAILGAGRKREVAAAKDVTVNTALAKGDAIVHNNTTYTVLGKKGKMLDMEKADTGEKFKLKPTDALFGKLVEAKNNPVELRVTEEQEQDQGQEQTYSGLER
- a CDS encoding DUF4099 domain-containing protein — its product is MNFEERELPMKDLETIGLAAAGQLLLNVDDLKALLSGGRTSLLQLRNLEAENIRIKSLDAKLSLQPDAGGKINLLIHPVYRKAVAPEFLSVNEAKQLQQKEVANLLVTVPDGIARQKELLVEYDAETREFIISDTEKILAPDMVNGEFLTPAQKEAFRKGREVQIPDHTIFDYTAIDPQGIRANKLALVASILIDGGLSYVLYKGLNALFNQKHDDQAEKLSAGYDNALGDMEARNLPLSRDTHPGNTMSR